In the Methanothermobacter marburgensis str. Marburg genome, GAACTCATGTGTCGTGAGTTTCTCTGTATGGCTCCCTATACTGTCTATTACAAGCACCTCAGTGTCCTCCGGGATCTCAGCCAGTATCTTCTGAAGGTTTCCCTTGACGGATTCAATGCCTATGTGTATCTCTGCCTCTGTGAGCCTTGCCCTTATTGCAGAGAGTCCTATGATCTTCAGGGCGCCTGATTCCATCAGTTCATCTATATCCCACCCAAGTGAGGCGCACTGGATCCTCAGGTCAGTCTCGTCCTCCTCTGTTGTAACATAGACTGTCTTAAGTCCTTTCCTGGCACTCTCAATGGCAAAGTGGAGTGCCATGATGGTCTTACCAGCCCCGGCGTCACCTGTTACAAGAATACTCCTCCCCTGAGGGTATCCCCCTA is a window encoding:
- a CDS encoding ATPase domain-containing protein, whose amino-acid sequence is MDAIPRLGTGVKGLDDIIGGYPQGRSILVTGDAGAGKTIMALHFAIESARKGLKTVYVTTEEDETDLRIQCASLGWDIDELMESGALKIIGLSAIRARLTEAEIHIGIESVKGNLQKILAEIPEDTEVLVIDSIGSHTEKLTTHEFRDQFDLLIYELKKRGITALIILDSATSMEFNEIALYAVYGAIKLIKRENPYTGRRERVMDIIKMRSTRTPIEFVPYIISDDGLEVIENPDE